Proteins from one Phyllobacterium zundukense genomic window:
- a CDS encoding ABC-F family ATP-binding cassette domain-containing protein, translating into MAPPLLRLDQIALTFGGTPLLSDAAISVSENDRIALVGRNGSGKSTLLKIAAGFIAPTDGDVFKHPGVTVRYLAQAPDMEGFATVRAYVEAGLGPADDLYRVSYLLEHLGLTGEEEPDNLSGGETRRAALAKVLAPQPDILLLDEPTNHLDLTTIEWLEDELRQIRSAIVVISHDRRFLENVSRSTIWLDRGVTKRLEQGFAAFEEWRDKVLEEEERDLHKLGRQIVREEHWLRYGVTARRKRNMRRLGDLQSMRSEFRNHRGAQGKAVLKASDARESGKLVIEAEHLVKAYGDRVLVNDFSTRIQRGNCVGFVGPNGAGKTTLLSMLTGVLAPDSGFVKLGTNLEIAILDQKRDSLNLEQTLSDYLTDGRGENVIVNGEQRHVASYMKDFLFQPEQLRTPIRELSGGERARLILARVLARPANLLVLDEPTNDLDMETLDLLQELVAGFVGTVLLVSHDRDFLDRTVTSVIAPEGNGRWLEYAGGYTDMLAQRKEAALATRKELKTAKLAGGSVEKAGPAQREEKRKLSYKQKFALETLPGKIEALHVEIAMLEKKLADPQLFAKDAVLFNKTVDEISKKRHSLETYEHEWLELEMLREEIEG; encoded by the coding sequence ATGGCTCCCCCTCTTCTCCGTCTTGACCAGATAGCGCTGACTTTTGGTGGCACGCCGCTGTTGAGCGACGCGGCCATCTCCGTCAGCGAAAACGATCGCATCGCACTCGTCGGCCGCAACGGATCGGGTAAATCGACGCTGCTGAAAATTGCCGCCGGATTTATCGCGCCGACCGATGGTGACGTATTCAAGCATCCGGGCGTCACGGTGCGTTACCTGGCGCAGGCTCCCGACATGGAAGGCTTTGCCACTGTACGCGCCTATGTCGAAGCGGGCCTTGGTCCTGCTGACGATCTCTACCGGGTCAGTTATCTGCTCGAACATCTTGGCCTTACCGGCGAGGAAGAGCCGGACAATCTTTCCGGTGGCGAAACACGCCGTGCTGCGCTGGCCAAGGTGCTGGCGCCGCAACCCGACATTTTATTGCTCGACGAGCCGACCAACCATCTGGATCTCACAACTATCGAGTGGCTGGAAGACGAACTTCGCCAGATACGTTCCGCGATCGTGGTTATTTCCCATGACAGGCGCTTTCTGGAAAACGTCAGCCGTTCGACCATCTGGCTGGATCGCGGCGTGACAAAGCGCCTCGAACAGGGCTTCGCGGCTTTCGAGGAATGGCGCGACAAGGTTCTCGAAGAGGAAGAGCGCGACTTGCACAAGCTCGGGCGGCAGATCGTGCGGGAAGAGCATTGGCTGCGCTATGGCGTGACGGCCCGGCGCAAGCGCAATATGCGGCGGCTTGGCGATCTGCAATCCATGCGCAGCGAGTTCCGCAATCATCGCGGTGCGCAAGGCAAGGCCGTGCTGAAAGCCAGTGATGCAAGAGAGTCCGGCAAGCTCGTCATAGAGGCGGAGCATCTCGTCAAAGCCTATGGCGACCGGGTGCTGGTCAATGATTTTTCAACGCGGATACAGCGTGGAAATTGTGTGGGATTCGTGGGCCCTAACGGTGCGGGCAAGACGACACTGCTGTCGATGCTGACCGGAGTGCTCGCGCCGGATAGCGGCTTCGTCAAGCTTGGCACCAATCTGGAGATCGCCATCCTCGACCAGAAGCGCGACAGTCTCAATCTTGAGCAGACACTGTCGGACTACCTGACCGACGGGCGCGGCGAGAATGTCATCGTCAATGGCGAGCAACGCCACGTCGCATCCTATATGAAGGACTTTCTATTCCAACCGGAGCAACTGCGCACACCCATCCGCGAGCTTTCCGGCGGCGAGAGAGCACGGCTCATACTGGCGCGGGTACTTGCCCGTCCGGCCAATCTTCTGGTGCTCGATGAGCCAACCAACGATCTCGACATGGAAACGCTCGATCTGCTGCAGGAACTGGTAGCCGGCTTCGTGGGTACCGTCCTCCTTGTCAGCCATGACCGCGATTTCCTCGACCGGACGGTGACGTCGGTGATCGCTCCGGAGGGCAATGGCCGCTGGCTCGAATATGCCGGCGGCTACACGGATATGCTGGCGCAGCGCAAGGAAGCCGCCTTAGCGACACGCAAGGAGTTGAAAACTGCAAAGCTCGCCGGTGGTTCGGTGGAAAAGGCAGGGCCGGCGCAGCGTGAAGAAAAGCGCAAGCTTTCCTACAAGCAGAAGTTCGCGCTGGAAACTTTACCGGGAAAGATTGAAGCGCTGCACGTTGAGATTGCAATGCTTGAGAAAAAGCTGGCAGATCCGCAACTTTTCGCCAAGGACGCGGTGCTGTTCAACAAGACGGTCGATGAAATCAGCAAGAAGCGCCATAGCCTTGAAACTTACGAGCACGAATGGCTGGAGCTCGAAATGCTGCGGGAAGAAATCGAAGGCTAA
- a CDS encoding thiamine diphosphokinase, which produces MSKFVILLGGAVRVTDRLLRLVAGARVLAADGGIAHAAPLRLKPELWLGDFDSASPELEAQYAKVPRMEFPSEKDMTDGELALSEAYRLGATEVILCGAFGGERTDHALLHLTMATRYAAEGRKLVLSSGYEEAHPLVAGSYDFDFVNGTLFSIVAFSPLSGLFIHGARWPLENVELFFGSSLTLSNAVRGNLHVSLHSGKAILIAAPQIA; this is translated from the coding sequence ATGAGCAAGTTCGTTATCCTTCTTGGTGGAGCCGTCCGTGTTACCGATCGTCTCCTGCGTCTTGTCGCCGGGGCGCGGGTGCTTGCTGCCGATGGAGGAATCGCCCATGCAGCGCCGCTAAGGCTCAAGCCGGAACTTTGGCTCGGCGATTTCGATTCGGCCTCGCCGGAGCTCGAAGCACAGTATGCCAAGGTTCCGCGGATGGAATTTCCGTCCGAAAAGGACATGACCGACGGCGAACTCGCTCTGAGCGAAGCCTACCGACTGGGTGCGACTGAAGTTATCCTCTGCGGGGCTTTCGGCGGCGAGCGTACCGATCACGCACTGCTGCATTTGACGATGGCGACGCGGTATGCAGCCGAAGGACGAAAGCTCGTTCTCTCCAGCGGATACGAAGAGGCACATCCTCTGGTTGCAGGCTCCTATGACTTCGATTTTGTGAATGGAACCCTTTTCAGCATTGTTGCATTTTCGCCATTAAGCGGGCTTTTTATCCATGGCGCGCGCTGGCCGCTTGAAAATGTGGAACTTTTTTTCGGTTCATCGCTTACATTGTCGAATGCCGTGCGTGGGAATCTCCACGTGTCACTTCATTCGGGTAAAGCGATCCTGATTGCTGCGCCGCAAATCGCCTAA
- the gap gene encoding type I glyceraldehyde-3-phosphate dehydrogenase, which yields MTVRVAINGFGRIGRNVLRAIVESGRTDIEVVAINDLGPVETNAHLMRYDSVHGRFPGTVTVDGDTIDVGRGPIKVTAVRNPVELPWKELNVDIALECTGIFTARDKAAAHLEAGAKRVIVSAPADGADLTVVFGVNDHKLTKDHMVISNASCTTNCLAPVAYVLNDAVGIDHGFMTTIHSYTGDQPTLDTMHKDLYRGRAAALSMIPTSTGAAKAVGLVLPELNGKLDGTSIRVPTPNVSVVDFKFVAKKPTTVAEINDAVKSAANGKLKGILGYTDEPNVSVDFNHDPHSSVFHISQTKVLEGTFVRVLSWYDNEWGFSNRMADTAVAFGKVI from the coding sequence ATGACAGTTCGCGTTGCAATCAACGGATTTGGCCGCATCGGCCGCAACGTTCTTCGCGCCATTGTGGAATCCGGCCGCACCGACATCGAGGTCGTTGCGATCAATGATCTCGGCCCGGTCGAGACCAATGCCCATCTGATGCGCTATGACAGCGTCCACGGCCGTTTCCCCGGAACCGTGACGGTTGATGGCGACACGATCGACGTTGGCCGCGGACCGATCAAGGTCACTGCCGTGCGTAACCCTGTCGAATTGCCGTGGAAAGAGCTCAACGTCGATATCGCGCTCGAGTGCACTGGTATCTTCACTGCGCGTGACAAGGCCGCTGCTCATCTTGAAGCCGGTGCGAAGCGGGTCATCGTTTCGGCGCCAGCCGATGGTGCCGACCTGACCGTCGTCTTCGGCGTCAATGATCACAAACTGACGAAAGACCATATGGTCATTTCGAATGCGTCCTGCACCACGAATTGCCTTGCGCCGGTCGCCTATGTTCTCAACGATGCCGTCGGCATCGATCATGGATTCATGACCACGATCCACAGCTACACCGGCGACCAGCCAACGCTCGACACGATGCACAAGGATCTCTATCGCGGCCGTGCTGCAGCCCTGTCGATGATCCCGACCTCAACCGGTGCGGCCAAGGCTGTGGGCCTCGTTCTTCCAGAACTCAACGGCAAGCTGGACGGTACTTCAATCCGCGTTCCGACCCCGAATGTTTCGGTTGTGGATTTCAAGTTCGTCGCCAAGAAGCCGACGACGGTTGCGGAGATCAATGATGCCGTGAAATCGGCTGCCAACGGCAAGCTGAAGGGTATTCTCGGCTATACGGACGAACCGAATGTTTCGGTCGACTTCAACCACGACCCGCATTCTTCTGTATTCCACATCAGCCAGACCAAGGTTCTGGAAGGCACATTCGTACGCGTTCTGTCCTGGTACGACAACGAGTGGGGCTTCTCGAACCGGATGGCTGATACGGCTGTGGCTTTCGGCAAGGTCATCTGA
- a CDS encoding glycine zipper domain-containing protein produces the protein MLKSLSTIAVAGLLALSVAGCTTSDQRVAGYGVGGAALGALAGGAITGSGRGALAGAAIGGAGGALVGAATNNNDGRRYCTYENRYGERYRAPCRRY, from the coding sequence ATGTTGAAAAGTTTATCCACGATTGCGGTCGCAGGGCTTTTGGCGCTCTCGGTTGCTGGTTGCACGACCAGTGATCAGCGCGTCGCCGGTTATGGCGTTGGCGGTGCCGCACTGGGTGCGCTTGCCGGTGGTGCAATCACAGGTTCAGGCCGTGGCGCACTTGCAGGTGCGGCGATCGGTGGCGCTGGTGGTGCCTTGGTCGGCGCCGCAACCAACAATAACGATGGCCGCCGCTACTGCACTTACGAAAATCGCTATGGCGAACGCTATCGCGCACCGTGCCGCCGTTATTAA
- a CDS encoding cell division protein ZapA has translation MATVTVTIDGKAYRMACDEGQEQHLTGLAERFDRYVTHLKSSFGEIGDLRLTVMAGIMVMDELSELQMRVKGLENEAEALRKSRDEALAKADNNDAAITGVLSEVTTRIETLATKLAPKAN, from the coding sequence ATGGCCACGGTAACAGTTACGATCGACGGCAAAGCCTACAGAATGGCCTGCGACGAAGGCCAGGAACAGCACCTGACAGGTCTTGCCGAGCGCTTTGACCGCTATGTCACGCATCTCAAATCGTCTTTTGGCGAAATCGGAGATCTGCGTCTGACTGTCATGGCCGGCATCATGGTCATGGATGAACTCAGCGAGTTGCAGATGCGGGTAAAGGGTCTCGAAAACGAGGCGGAAGCGCTACGCAAGAGCCGCGACGAGGCGCTGGCCAAGGCCGATAACAATGACGCTGCGATAACAGGCGTGCTGTCCGAGGTTACGACCCGTATCGAGACGCTTGCAACCAAGCTCGCGCCCAAGGCGAATTAG
- a CDS encoding YMGG-like glycine zipper-containing protein: protein MTVRLTAIAVSALLALSVAGCATSEQNQRAGTGALIGGGVGALAGQALGHDTKSTVVGAAGGALLGAAIGTATTPRGQSGNYCRYQRRDGSIYEAPCEGNGGGGY, encoded by the coding sequence ATGACAGTTCGTTTAACTGCAATTGCGGTTTCGGCACTTTTGGCCCTATCTGTAGCCGGTTGCGCGACGAGTGAGCAAAATCAACGTGCCGGGACGGGCGCTTTGATCGGCGGCGGCGTTGGTGCGCTGGCTGGCCAGGCTCTTGGACATGATACGAAGAGCACCGTCGTTGGTGCAGCAGGCGGCGCACTTCTTGGTGCAGCCATCGGAACCGCAACGACCCCGAGAGGACAGAGCGGCAACTATTGCCGTTACCAGCGGCGTGACGGATCCATCTACGAGGCCCCCTGCGAAGGCAACGGCGGCGGTGGTTACTAA
- the tkt gene encoding transketolase: MTNSEKSNQMANAIRFLSADAVEKANSGHPGLPMGAADIATVLFTRFLKFDPKAPHWPDRDRFVLSAGHGSMLLYSLLYLTGYEDMTIDQIENFRQLGSRTAGHPEYGHAAGIETTTGPLGQGLANSVGMALSERIMNAHFGDDLVDHHTYVIVGDGCLMEGISQEAIALAGHLKLNKLIVFWDHNNISIDGPVTLADNTDQCARVEASGWNSISVDGHDQDAIAAAIEKAHKSDKPTFIACKTTIGFGAPTKAGTNKVHGSPLGAEELAGARKALGWTAEPFVVPADILDDWRAAGQRSNEEHKAWEERLQKVDSTIRSEWDRRLSGDLPDNFEATISAYKKKLSEDRPKVATRKASEMALEVINGIVPETIGGSADLTGSNNTKTSQTSNITPEDYGQRYVHYGIREHGMAAAMNGISLHGGLIPYSGTFLTFSDYARGAMRLSSVMGIRVVYVMTHDSIGLGEDGPTHQPVEHLAALRAIPNNYVFRPADVVETAECWELALKSRKTPSTIGLTRQNLPTVRTEYIAENMCAYGAYELAAASGKAEVTIFATGSEVEIALNARTKLEEDGHPTRVVSVPCFELFEQTSDEYKRVILGDAPVKIAVEAAIRMGWDRFIGIDGIFVGMTGFGASGPIEALYEHFGITADHIVAAAEAKLK; encoded by the coding sequence ATGACCAATTCTGAGAAATCCAACCAAATGGCCAATGCAATCCGCTTCCTTTCGGCGGATGCGGTGGAAAAAGCCAATTCTGGCCATCCCGGTCTTCCCATGGGCGCAGCCGATATTGCGACCGTGCTTTTCACCCGCTTCCTCAAGTTCGATCCGAAAGCGCCGCATTGGCCCGACCGCGACCGTTTCGTGCTTTCGGCCGGCCATGGCTCGATGCTGCTCTATTCGCTTTTGTACCTGACGGGCTACGAAGACATGACCATCGACCAGATCGAGAATTTCCGTCAGCTCGGCTCACGCACGGCCGGTCATCCGGAATATGGCCATGCAGCAGGCATCGAGACGACAACCGGCCCACTTGGTCAGGGCCTTGCGAATTCTGTAGGCATGGCGCTTTCCGAACGCATCATGAATGCGCATTTCGGCGATGACCTGGTCGACCATCATACCTATGTCATCGTTGGCGATGGCTGTTTGATGGAAGGCATCAGCCAGGAGGCTATCGCGCTTGCCGGTCATCTGAAGCTGAACAAGTTGATCGTTTTCTGGGACCACAACAATATTTCGATCGACGGTCCGGTTACCCTTGCCGACAACACCGATCAATGTGCCCGCGTCGAAGCTTCGGGCTGGAATTCCATAAGCGTCGACGGTCACGATCAGGATGCCATTGCCGCTGCAATCGAAAAGGCTCACAAGTCCGATAAGCCGACATTCATTGCGTGCAAGACGACAATCGGTTTCGGTGCGCCGACGAAGGCTGGTACCAACAAGGTTCATGGGTCGCCGCTCGGCGCCGAAGAACTCGCCGGCGCGCGCAAGGCGCTTGGCTGGACGGCGGAGCCTTTTGTCGTCCCTGCCGACATTCTCGATGACTGGCGTGCCGCAGGTCAGCGTTCCAATGAGGAACACAAGGCCTGGGAAGAGCGCCTGCAGAAAGTCGATTCGACTATACGTTCCGAGTGGGATCGCCGCTTGAGTGGTGATTTGCCGGATAATTTCGAAGCAACGATTTCGGCCTACAAAAAGAAGCTTTCCGAAGACAGGCCCAAGGTTGCGACCCGCAAGGCTTCCGAGATGGCGCTCGAAGTCATCAACGGGATTGTGCCGGAAACGATTGGCGGTTCCGCTGATCTGACAGGTTCCAACAATACCAAGACCAGCCAGACCAGCAACATCACCCCTGAGGACTACGGTCAGCGCTACGTCCATTATGGCATTCGCGAGCATGGGATGGCGGCAGCGATGAACGGTATCTCGTTGCACGGCGGCCTAATCCCCTATTCGGGGACGTTCCTGACGTTCTCCGATTACGCGCGCGGCGCCATGCGGCTTTCGAGCGTGATGGGTATTCGCGTTGTCTACGTGATGACACATGATTCAATCGGTCTTGGTGAAGACGGGCCGACACACCAGCCGGTTGAACATCTTGCCGCTCTGCGTGCCATCCCCAACAATTACGTTTTCCGCCCGGCCGACGTCGTCGAAACGGCGGAATGCTGGGAATTGGCGCTCAAGTCGCGCAAGACGCCGTCGACAATCGGCTTGACCCGCCAGAATCTTCCGACGGTTCGCACCGAATATATCGCGGAGAACATGTGCGCCTATGGTGCCTATGAGCTCGCAGCGGCAAGCGGCAAGGCCGAAGTCACCATCTTTGCGACAGGTTCGGAAGTTGAGATTGCTCTCAATGCCCGCACGAAACTGGAAGAAGACGGCCATCCGACGCGGGTCGTTTCCGTTCCCTGCTTCGAACTTTTTGAACAGACGAGCGACGAGTACAAGCGCGTCATCCTCGGCGATGCGCCGGTGAAGATTGCGGTCGAAGCCGCCATCCGCATGGGCTGGGACAGGTTCATCGGTATCGATGGTATTTTCGTTGGCATGACCGGGTTTGGCGCCAGCGGCCCGATCGAAGCACTGTACGAGCACTTCGGTATCACCGCGGATCATATCGTCGCAGCGGCCGAAGCCAAGTTGAAATAA
- a CDS encoding DUF4164 domain-containing protein has product MASEATLKQVLERLGKALASLEDAVDARLEHEGDFAEAEEEVQRMNMDRRKLAQELDASEGRAERLEAANKEVSRRLVAAMESIRTVLDR; this is encoded by the coding sequence ATGGCATCGGAAGCCACCCTCAAACAGGTTCTTGAAAGACTGGGAAAAGCTTTGGCCTCGCTCGAGGACGCGGTCGACGCACGTCTGGAGCACGAAGGCGATTTTGCCGAGGCCGAAGAAGAAGTGCAGCGCATGAACATGGACCGGCGCAAGCTGGCCCAGGAGCTCGATGCGTCGGAAGGACGGGCCGAGCGCCTGGAGGCGGCAAACAAGGAAGTTTCGCGCCGTCTCGTGGCTGCAATGGAATCCATCCGTACTGTCCTTGATCGCTAA